One stretch of Betaproteobacteria bacterium DNA includes these proteins:
- the tusC gene encoding sulfurtransferase complex subunit TusC, translated as MEEEQTSAGKVKKFMMLNRKAPYGTVYALESLEVVLISATFDQDVSLVFMDDGVYQLAKGQNTKGIETKNFSPTYRALEGYDVEKLYVERESMDARGLTEADLLVPVEVLSSAEVGKLMAEQDVVLSF; from the coding sequence ATGGAAGAAGAACAGACATCCGCCGGCAAGGTCAAGAAATTCATGATGCTCAATCGCAAGGCTCCGTATGGAACCGTGTACGCGCTTGAAAGCCTTGAAGTGGTATTGATCTCCGCGACATTCGATCAGGACGTGAGCCTGGTGTTCATGGACGATGGCGTTTACCAGCTTGCCAAGGGACAGAACACGAAAGGGATCGAGACCAAGAATTTTTCGCCGACCTATCGCGCGCTCGAAGGTTATGACGTGGAAAAACTCTACGTCGAGCGCGAGTCAATGGACGCGCGCGGCCTGACCGAAGCGGATCTGCTGGTGCCGGTCGAGGTCCTTTCCTCGGCGGAAGTAGGAAAGTTGATGGCGGAGCAGGACGTCGTCTTGAGCTTTTAG
- the tusD gene encoding sulfurtransferase complex subunit TusD, producing the protein MKIALMINEGPYTHQAADTAWLFARAAIAAGHQISRVFFYHDGVNVASRLTEPPQDDRHIVNRWTKLGQDNKIDLVVCVAAALRRGIKDENLAPGFRISGLGQLVDAGIKADRLVVFGD; encoded by the coding sequence ATGAAAATCGCATTGATGATCAACGAAGGGCCCTATACGCATCAGGCCGCCGACACCGCGTGGCTGTTCGCGCGCGCGGCGATCGCTGCGGGGCACCAGATATCGCGGGTATTCTTCTACCATGACGGCGTAAATGTGGCGTCTCGCCTCACCGAGCCGCCGCAGGATGACCGCCACATCGTCAACCGCTGGACCAAGCTTGGCCAGGATAACAAGATCGACTTGGTGGTGTGTGTCGCGGCGGCGTTGCGGCGCGGCATCAAGGATGAAAACCTCGCGCCCGGATTTCGTATTTCGGGGCTGGGGCAATTGGTCGACGCGGGCATCAAGGCAGACCGGCTGGTGGTATTTGGCGACTAA
- the dsrB gene encoding dissimilatory-type sulfite reductase subunit beta — MAMRQPIESGVPDNKQWLHPVMLKNYGNWKYHDRPRPGVLHHVAHSGDQIWTVRAGTQRQMDLFTIRKLCDIADQFADGYVRFTIRSNIEFMVKDETRVAALITALTAAGFPVGGTGNSVSSIAHTQGWLHCDIPGTDASGAVKALMDDLYEEFIKEDMPNRVHLSTSCCEINCGGQADIAVIVQHTKPPKINHDLVANACERPTVVARCPVAAIRPALVNGKPSLEIDEKKCMCCGACYPPCPPMQINDPEHTKLAIWVGGKNSNARGKPTFMKMVASGLPNNAPRWPEVSALVKKILYTYKADARPWERMSDWIERIGWPRFFEKCELPFTKYLIDDWRGSRANLNASTHIRF; from the coding sequence ATGGCGATGCGTCAACCCATTGAGAGCGGCGTACCGGACAACAAGCAGTGGCTGCATCCGGTGATGCTGAAAAATTACGGCAACTGGAAATATCATGATCGGCCGCGCCCCGGCGTGCTGCACCACGTCGCGCATTCCGGCGACCAGATCTGGACGGTACGCGCAGGCACTCAACGGCAGATGGATCTGTTCACCATCCGCAAACTGTGCGACATCGCCGACCAGTTCGCGGACGGCTACGTGCGTTTCACGATCCGCAGCAATATCGAATTCATGGTCAAGGACGAGACCCGGGTCGCCGCGCTGATCACCGCGCTGACGGCAGCCGGTTTCCCTGTGGGCGGAACCGGAAACTCGGTTTCATCGATCGCCCATACGCAGGGCTGGCTGCACTGCGATATTCCCGGCACGGACGCATCGGGCGCGGTCAAAGCACTGATGGATGACCTGTATGAGGAGTTCATCAAGGAAGACATGCCCAACCGTGTCCACCTCTCAACCTCATGCTGCGAGATCAATTGCGGCGGACAGGCGGACATCGCCGTGATTGTTCAACACACCAAGCCGCCCAAGATCAATCACGACCTGGTCGCCAATGCGTGCGAGCGTCCGACCGTGGTGGCGCGTTGCCCGGTCGCCGCGATCCGTCCGGCCCTGGTCAATGGCAAACCCTCGCTGGAAATCGACGAGAAGAAATGCATGTGCTGCGGCGCTTGCTACCCGCCCTGCCCGCCCATGCAGATCAACGACCCCGAGCACACCAAACTCGCCATCTGGGTCGGCGGCAAGAACTCGAATGCGCGCGGCAAGCCGACGTTCATGAAGATGGTGGCCTCGGGGCTGCCCAACAACGCGCCGCGCTGGCCGGAAGTGTCCGCGCTGGTGAAAAAGATTCTCTACACCTACAAAGCTGATGCACGCCCCTGGGAGCGCATGTCTGACTGGATCGAACGCATCGGCTGGCCACGTTTCTTTGAAAAATGTGAACTGCCGTTCACCAAGTACCTGATCGACGACTGGCGCGGTTCGCGTGCCAACCTGAACGCCTCGACGCACATTCGTTTCTGA
- the dsrA gene encoding dissimilatory-type sulfite reductase subunit alpha, whose protein sequence is MAKKPHDTPMLDQLESGPWPSFVTGLKRLADKSDYMVDLMGQLEHSYKTRKGYWKGGTVGVFGYGGGVIPRFSEVASMFPDSSEFHTLRIQPAPGMHYDTNILRKLCDAWEEHGSGLIAFHGQSGDIMFQGVSSAKVQDAFDAINELGFDLGGAGPAVRTSMSCVGAARCEQSCYDEAKAHRDVLNTFTDDIHRPALPYKFKFKFSGCANDCMNSIQRADMAVIGTWRDNMRTDEGLARKWFAKHGMNELVNDVIARCPTKAIMLKETKDVSKDGKISSVAINDTQSLEIDNPNCVRCMHCINVMTGALAHGKDTGATILMGGKRTLKIGDLMGTVVVPFMPLKSDEDYEALVELGRKVIDFFAENALEHERTGEMIERIGLVNFLEGIGQEIDANMVSAPRTNPYVRTDGWDDEVARINAKKAAD, encoded by the coding sequence ATGGCCAAGAAACCGCACGATACGCCAATGCTCGACCAACTCGAAAGCGGCCCGTGGCCCAGCTTCGTTACCGGTCTCAAGCGCCTCGCTGACAAGAGCGACTACATGGTCGATCTCATGGGCCAGCTCGAACATTCATACAAAACCCGCAAGGGCTACTGGAAGGGTGGAACGGTCGGCGTGTTTGGCTACGGCGGCGGCGTAATCCCTCGCTTCTCCGAAGTGGCCAGCATGTTCCCGGACTCGTCGGAATTCCACACCTTGCGCATCCAACCCGCGCCAGGCATGCACTACGACACCAATATCCTGCGCAAGCTCTGCGACGCCTGGGAGGAACATGGCTCCGGCCTGATTGCTTTCCACGGTCAGAGCGGCGACATCATGTTCCAGGGCGTATCCTCGGCCAAGGTTCAGGATGCCTTTGACGCCATCAACGAACTCGGGTTCGATCTCGGCGGCGCAGGCCCCGCCGTGCGCACCTCGATGTCCTGCGTGGGCGCGGCGCGTTGCGAGCAATCGTGCTATGACGAGGCCAAGGCGCATCGCGATGTACTGAACACGTTTACCGATGACATCCATCGCCCGGCGCTGCCTTACAAGTTCAAATTCAAGTTCTCGGGCTGCGCCAACGACTGCATGAATTCCATCCAGCGCGCCGACATGGCCGTGATCGGCACATGGCGCGACAACATGCGCACCGACGAAGGTCTCGCGCGCAAGTGGTTTGCCAAACACGGCATGAACGAACTGGTCAACGATGTGATTGCCCGCTGCCCGACCAAGGCAATCATGCTCAAGGAGACCAAGGATGTTTCAAAGGATGGAAAAATATCCTCGGTCGCGATCAACGATACGCAGTCGCTGGAAATCGACAATCCCAATTGCGTGCGCTGCATGCACTGCATCAACGTCATGACTGGCGCGCTCGCCCATGGCAAGGACACCGGCGCGACCATCCTGATGGGTGGTAAACGTACGCTGAAGATTGGCGACCTGATGGGAACCGTGGTCGTGCCGTTCATGCCGCTCAAGTCCGATGAAGACTATGAGGCGCTGGTTGAACTCGGCCGCAAAGTGATCGATTTTTTCGCCGAAAACGCGCTCGAGCACGAACGCACTGGCGAAATGATCGAGCGTATTGGCCTGGTCAATTTCCTGGAGGGCATCGGTCAGGAAATCGACGCCAACATGGTATCGGCTCCGCGCACCAACCCTTATGTACGCACCGACGGTTGGGATGACGAAGTGGCGCGCATCAATGCAAAAAAGGCCGCGGACTGA
- a CDS encoding NAD(P)/FAD-dependent oxidoreductase has protein sequence MTHIVIIGAGIGGMPMAYEMREKLRAADKVTVISNAPKFQFVPSNPWVAVNWRKRSDIEFDIGPALAKKGIDFIPVGAKRVHPDKNSVELDDGQNVSYDYLIVATGPKLAFDEIEGLGPKGHTQSICHVDHAIQAETEWQQFVKDPGHIVVGAVQGASCYGPAYEFAMIMDTDLRRRKIRDRVPMTFVTAEPYIGHLGLGGVGDSKSLLESAMRDRHIKWICNAKVTRVEAGKMYVTEHDESGQPKKEHTLDFKYSMMLPAFKGVDAVFGIEGVTNPRGFILIDEFQRNPKYKNLYSVGVCVAIPPVEATPVPTGAPKTGYMIESMVTATAHNIRDVIDGKEPTHRATWNAVCLADFGDSGVAFVALPQIPPRNVNWFSEGKWVHVAKVAYEKYFIGKMKVGNSEPAFERLLMKMMGVMKLKK, from the coding sequence ATGACCCACATCGTCATCATCGGTGCCGGCATTGGCGGCATGCCCATGGCGTATGAAATGCGGGAAAAGCTGCGCGCGGCGGACAAAGTCACGGTGATTTCGAACGCGCCCAAATTTCAGTTCGTGCCGAGCAATCCCTGGGTTGCCGTGAATTGGCGCAAACGCTCCGACATTGAGTTCGACATTGGACCTGCTCTCGCCAAGAAGGGCATCGACTTCATTCCGGTCGGCGCCAAGCGGGTCCATCCGGACAAGAACTCGGTCGAGCTCGACGACGGTCAAAACGTGTCCTACGACTACCTGATCGTCGCCACCGGTCCCAAGCTGGCGTTTGACGAGATCGAGGGTCTCGGTCCGAAAGGGCACACGCAATCGATCTGCCACGTTGACCACGCCATCCAGGCCGAGACCGAGTGGCAGCAATTCGTCAAGGACCCTGGACACATCGTCGTTGGCGCGGTGCAGGGTGCATCGTGCTATGGACCGGCGTATGAGTTCGCAATGATCATGGACACCGACCTTCGCCGCCGCAAAATTCGCGACCGCGTGCCGATGACTTTTGTCACGGCGGAACCCTACATCGGGCACTTGGGCCTTGGTGGCGTCGGTGATTCGAAGAGCCTGCTTGAATCGGCAATGCGCGATCGCCACATCAAGTGGATTTGCAACGCCAAGGTGACCAGGGTCGAGGCCGGCAAGATGTACGTCACCGAACACGACGAGTCCGGCCAGCCGAAAAAGGAACATACCCTCGACTTCAAGTATTCGATGATGCTGCCTGCATTCAAGGGCGTGGACGCGGTTTTTGGCATTGAGGGCGTGACCAACCCGCGTGGCTTCATTCTGATCGATGAATTCCAGCGCAACCCGAAGTACAAGAATCTGTATTCGGTCGGCGTTTGCGTTGCGATACCGCCGGTTGAAGCCACACCCGTTCCCACTGGCGCGCCAAAGACCGGCTATATGATCGAGTCGATGGTTACCGCGACGGCGCACAACATTCGTGACGTGATCGACGGCAAGGAACCGACCCATCGCGCCACCTGGAATGCCGTTTGCCTTGCGGATTTCGGTGATTCGGGGGTCGCTTTCGTCGCGCTACCGCAGATTCCGCCGCGCAATGTCAACTGGTTCTCCGAAGGCAAATGGGTGCATGTCGCCAAGGTCGCATACGAGAAGTACTTCATTGGCAAGATGAAAGTAGGCAATTCCGAGCCCGCCTTCGAACGATTGTTGATGAAAATGATGGGGGTCATGAAGCTCAAGAAATGA
- the cas6 gene encoding type I-MYXAN CRISPR-associated protein Cas6/Cmx6, translating into MGDTAITEVDRGPRVQECAVLDLVFEARGATLPADHRHALREAIALALPWFEDETTAAIHPLKSAHSATGAVLLSARSRLVLRVPVERQAAAAQLRGRELVLDGATIDIGEMTARPLLGHGTVYAHLVTGDIDDELTFTAAMRDELESLGIRGEVICGRRQTVGSGDRQLRGFSVMVHGLLPESSLQLQARGTGCDMKLGCGVFVPHKSAAAVGS; encoded by the coding sequence ATGGGCGACACAGCAATTACCGAAGTAGATCGCGGGCCGCGCGTGCAGGAATGCGCGGTGCTGGACCTCGTGTTTGAAGCGCGAGGGGCGACCCTGCCCGCCGACCATCGTCATGCATTGCGCGAAGCCATCGCGCTTGCGCTGCCCTGGTTCGAGGACGAAACCACGGCGGCAATTCATCCGCTCAAGTCGGCCCATTCCGCGACCGGCGCGGTGCTTCTGTCGGCGCGTTCGCGACTGGTGCTGCGTGTCCCCGTGGAACGTCAGGCAGCGGCCGCGCAACTCAGGGGACGCGAGCTGGTGCTGGACGGCGCGACGATCGATATCGGCGAGATGACCGCGCGTCCTTTGCTGGGGCATGGCACCGTGTATGCGCATCTGGTCACGGGTGACATTGACGACGAACTCACCTTTACCGCGGCGATGCGCGACGAACTTGAATCGCTTGGAATTCGCGGCGAGGTCATTTGCGGTCGCCGGCAGACGGTCGGCAGCGGTGACCGTCAACTCAGGGGATTCAGTGTCATGGTGCATGGTCTTCTGCCGGAGAGTTCGCTGCAATTGCAGGCGCGTGGCACTGGCTGCGACATGAAACTGGGCTGCGGCGTCTTCGTGCCGCACAAATCGGCCGCGGCCGTAGGTTCATAG
- a CDS encoding TusE/DsrC/DsvC family sulfur relay protein has protein sequence MAYTVNGVELETDDQGYLLEANTGEGVAEAIAAAEGITLTPEHWEIIRYMRDEYQNNGHTPNFRNMLKGVNEFRPEADSKSLYNLFPIGPAKQAAKIAGLPQPLGKGGY, from the coding sequence ATGGCATATACCGTCAATGGCGTGGAACTGGAAACCGACGATCAGGGTTATCTGCTCGAAGCCAACACTGGCGAGGGTGTGGCTGAGGCAATCGCGGCAGCGGAGGGCATCACCCTTACACCCGAGCATTGGGAGATAATTCGCTACATGCGCGACGAATACCAAAACAACGGCCACACGCCCAATTTTCGCAACATGCTAAAGGGTGTCAACGAGTTCCGGCCCGAGGCCGACAGCAAGAGCCTCTACAATCTGTTTCCGATTGGTCCGGCAAAGCAGGCGGCCAAGATTGCCGGCCTGCCGCAGCCCCTCGGCAAGGGCGGGTACTGA
- a CDS encoding TauD/TfdA family dioxygenase: MSPDPFNLDDRNCHGAYERWRDEKLASLPARASELIVEVRDPRALSPTERTAIVARLKRANMAIYASPVFGEDKSIPMMLGRQFGLDRFDGNWLADEDKVTRITVNDDGTRKHYIPYTTQPIKWHTDGYYNDTAHAVRAMILHCVRPAVHGGENTLLDHEIAYLRMRDHNPDFVRAMMAPQAMTIPAREDDDGVARAAVSGPVFSCHPESGRLHMRYTARTRSIAWAGDATTRAAVAWLEGLLASELPGKIRARLEPGMGLLCANVLHDRTGFEDDAAAPRLLYRARYHDEINGEISRICVAQDRKHTCPAQ; this comes from the coding sequence ATGTCCCCTGATCCTTTCAATCTCGATGACCGCAATTGCCATGGCGCCTATGAGCGCTGGCGTGATGAAAAGCTTGCCAGTCTGCCGGCAAGGGCAAGCGAACTGATTGTCGAAGTTCGCGATCCGCGTGCGCTCTCGCCGACGGAACGCACCGCCATCGTCGCCAGGTTGAAGCGCGCCAACATGGCGATTTATGCCTCGCCTGTTTTCGGTGAGGACAAGTCCATCCCCATGATGCTCGGTCGCCAGTTCGGCCTCGATCGTTTTGACGGCAACTGGCTTGCCGACGAAGACAAGGTGACGCGCATCACTGTCAATGATGATGGCACGCGCAAGCACTACATTCCCTATACCACGCAGCCCATCAAATGGCATACCGACGGATACTACAATGACACGGCGCACGCGGTGCGAGCCATGATTCTGCATTGCGTGCGCCCGGCCGTGCATGGAGGTGAAAACACGCTCCTTGACCACGAGATCGCCTACCTTCGCATGCGCGATCACAACCCGGATTTCGTGCGCGCCATGATGGCACCACAGGCCATGACCATTCCCGCGCGCGAGGATGACGATGGCGTCGCGCGCGCGGCGGTTTCGGGGCCGGTATTTTCCTGTCATCCGGAATCCGGACGGCTGCACATGCGCTATACGGCGCGTACCCGCAGCATCGCCTGGGCCGGGGATGCGACCACACGCGCCGCCGTTGCGTGGCTGGAAGGCCTGCTTGCGTCGGAACTGCCCGGCAAGATACGCGCGCGCCTTGAGCCCGGCATGGGCCTGCTTTGCGCAAACGTATTGCATGACCGTACAGGATTTGAAGATGATGCGGCCGCTCCACGGCTTCTGTATCGCGCGCGCTACCACGATGAAATCAACGGAGAAATCAGCCGTATTTGCGTCGCCCAGGATAGGAAACACACATGTCCGGCTCAGTGA